From the genome of Burkholderiales bacterium:
GCTTTTTCAGCACGCGCAGCGTGGTGGGCGCCACCACGTCGCCACAATGCAGCACCGCTTCGGCACCCCGTGCCTTGGCGTCCTCCACGGCGTGGTCGAGGAGTCGGCGGTTGTCGTGGCTGTCGGAAAGGATGCAGATCTTCATGGTTTTTCCACCCGCGGGCGGGAGAAATAATAACCCTGCGCCCAGTCCACGCCGATGTCGCACAGCACCTGCGCGGTTTCCGCATTCTCCACGCATTCGGCGATGGTGAGGATGCCGAAGTGCCGCGCGGTGGCCACCACGGTTTCCACCAGTTGGCGCACACGGGGATCGGTGACGATGCGACTCACCATCCACCCCTCGATCTTGAGGAACTGGACCGGAAGCTCCGCAAGATACAGGAAGGAAGAATAACCGCTGCCGAAATCATCCAGCGCCAGGCGGAAGCCGAAGTCGGTCAAAGGCTTCAGGTGCTTCTTCAGAGTGAGGATGTCGCCCGCCTGGCGTTCGGTGATTTCGATCACCACCGGTTTGGGGGCCGTCGGATCGAAGCCACAGCTTTCGCAATACTGACGCGCCCGGGCCAGCAAGGCTTCCACCTCCTCGCCATTGGCGAGGAACTGGGGCGAGAGGTTGATGAAATGGGCGATCCTGCCGCCGGTCTTCGCCACGTTGCGCGCGCAGTGGTTCAGGGCCGCCATAGAAATGGTCTGGTCGATGGCCCCCACCAGATGCAGCGCCTCCGCGGCCTCGATGAAGCTTTGCGCCGGAATGAGGGTGTCATCGGAAGCCCGGATGCGCGCCAGTGCTTCCTCCGCCACCACCTGTCCGGTGCGCAGATCGACGATGGCCTGGAAAGCGGGGATGACGCGGTTTTCCCGCAGGGCGCTTTGCACCTGGCCCCCTTCCCAGATGACGCCGCTGCTGCGCCGGGTCTGGGAACGGGCGCAGACGACGCGGTCGCGGCCACCCACCTTGGCCTCGTAGAGCAAAGCATCGGCCTGGGCCAGCATGGCATCCACGTTGGGATGTTCGGCTCCGTAGAGGGCCACCCCCATGCTCACCGTCACCGCAAGCTCCCCGTAGGGCAGGCGGAGGGGGCTCTCCTTGATCTTCCGGCGCAGGCGCTCCGCCGCCGCCTGGGCGCCCTGACAATCCAGGTCATGGAAACAGACCAGGAATTCCTCGCCGCCCCAGCGCGCCATCCAGTCGCCCCCGCGCAGGGTGGTGGTCATGATTTCCGCGACCTGGCGCAGCACCTGGTCGCCCACGTGGTGGCCGTACTGGTCGTTGATCAGTTTGAAGCGGTCGATGTCCACCACGGCCAGGGCAAAGGTGCCCCGCTGCCGCCTTGCCCGGTTCCATTCCAGCTCCAGACGATCCTCCGCCGCGCGGCGGTTGGGCAGCCCGGTGAGGTGGTCCTCCAGGGCCATGCGGGTGATTTCCTGCTCCGCCCGCTTGCGCTCGGTGATGTCCGCCTCGCTGGCGACATAATGGGTGATCTCCCCCTGCTCATCCCGCACCGGCACGATGGAGAGATCCGCCCAGAATGGCGTGCCGTCCTTGCGGTAGTTGAGGATTTCCACCTGGATGGGCTTGCCCGCGGCCAGCGCCTCGCGGATGGCCATGCGCGTGGCCTGACTGGTATCGGGCCCCTGCAGGAAACGCGGGTTCCGGCCCAGCACCTCCTCCGCGTCATAGCCGGTGATGCGGGTGAAGGCGGGGTTGGTGTAGATGATGTGCGACTCCGCATCGGTGATGACGACCGCCTGCGCCGAAACCTCCATGGCGGTGGCCAGCAGGCGGCGCTGCTGCGCGGCCGCTTCCGCTTCCGTCACGTTAAGGGCAAAGGCGCGCAGCATTTCCTCACCATTGCGGCCCTCGAGGAAAGGCGTGATCTCGAGGACCACCGCCTCGCCGGTGCGGTAGCGGGCCTTCACCGACACGCGCGCGCCCTCCCCCGCGCCCCGGGCAGTCTGCAGGATGCGCTCCCAGGCGCGCCTGCCGAAGATGCGCTCCACCGTGTCCCCCACCAGCGCCTCGCGCTCGAGGCCGACGAATTGCAGGAAGTTCTCGTCGGCATCGACGATGACCAGGTCGGCAAGGCGCACGGCGAAACGGCCCAAGTGAGCCGCCTCGAGAAACTCGTTTTCATAGCGCAGCGCGAGTTGTTCCTCGTGACGCTGGATGCGGTGGAGGAGCTCAACCAGGGCGCCGCCCACCATCAGCCCGGTGAGCTCATTGGAAGCGGCGAAGGCCTGATCGAGCGCCTCCTGCGCCCGCTGCCGGTCCCCTTCCCGGGAAGCCTTCAGCGCTTGGGCGGCGGCGGCGAGGAAACGCTTGTGCACGCCCTCCAGGGCGCGCCACGCCTGGCGGAGCTCCTCATTGGGCAGGCCCTCCAGCCCCTCCTCCGCCGCCGAATAGGCCTGCCAGTAGGAAGGCGGCGGCAGACCCCCCGCCTGCGTGGGGTCGAGCACCCCATCCACCACCTGCTGGAGATAGAGCAGGTGGTGCTGGATTTCGATCAGCAGCGGCGGGAAAACGGTCTTGAAGCTGGCGATGGCCGCCTCCTGACGGGATTCATGCCCGTCGCCAGGTGGTCCCCTGGGGACCATCCTCGAGCACAATGCCCGCAGCGGCGAGCTCGGCGCGGATGGCATCGGCGCGGGCAAACTCCCGCGCCCTGCGCGCCGCCAGCCGCTCGTTGATGAGCGCCTCGATACGCTCCACGCTCATGCCGGAGCCGGCCACCCCGGCCTGCAGATGGGCGACGGGATCGTTTTGCAAAAGACCCAGGAGACCGCCCAGGGACTTGAGCAGCCCGGAAAGCCGGGAGGAACGCGTCCTGTTCGCCTCGCGGGAGAGTTCAAAGAGCACGGTGATGGCGCCATGGGAATCGAAGTCATCGTCCATGGCCGCCTTGAAGCGGGCGGCGAAAGGGTCCTGCCAGTCGATGGCGGCCGCCTCCTCCGGCGGCACATCGCGCAGCGTGAGGTAGAGGCTGTCCAGGGAATGCCGCGCATCCAGAAGATGCTGGTCGGAGTAATTGAGGGGGCTGCGGTAATGGGCGCGCAAGATGAAGAAGCGCACCGTCTCCGGATCGAACTTTTCTAGCACTTCGCGGATGGTGAAGAAATTGCCCAGCGACTTGGACATCTTCTCGTTATCCACGCGCACGAAGCCGATGTGCATCCAGTAATTGACGAAGGGATGGCCGTGCGCCCCCTCGGACTGGGCGATCTCGTTTTCATGGTGGGGGAACTGCAGATCCTGGCCGCCGCCATGGATGTCGAAATGCTCGCCGAGGAAGCACTCGCTCATCACCGAGCATTCGATGTGCCAGCCGGGGCGGCCGGGGCCCCAGGGTGAATCCCACTGCGGCTCCCCCGGCTTGGCCGCTTTCCAGAGGACGAAATCGAGGGGATCGCGCTTGTTGGCGTCCACCTCCACCCGTTCCCCCGCGCGCAGGTCCGCGAGCGACTTGCCGGACAGCTTGCCGTAACCGGGAAAGCGGGCGACGGCGTAATAGACATCGCCATTGGGCGCAGTGTAGGCCAGGCCCTTGGCGAGCAGGGTTTCGATCATGCGCACCATGGCCGGGACGAACTGGGTGGCGCGTGGCTCATGGGTGGGTCTCAGCACATTGAGCCGGGCCTCGTCCTCGTGCATGTAGCGGATGAAGCGTTCGGTGAGCTCCGCAATGGATTCGCCATTCTCCGCGGCACGGCGAATGATCTTGTCGTCGATGTCCGTGATGTTGCGCACGTAGGTGACGGCAAAGCCCTTTGCCATGAGCCAGCGATACACCATGTCGAAGACTACCATGACGCGGGCATGGCCCAGGTGGCAGTAGTCATAGACGGTCATGCCGCAGACGTACATGCGCACCCGACCGGGTTCGATGGGAACGAAGGTTTCCTTGGTGCGGGTGAGGGTGTTGTAGATGATCATGTTCAGGTGCTCAGCACGTGTTGCACCAAACGATGACGCGCCCGCTCATAGCCCATGAGGCGGAAGAGCGGCGGCATCTCCGGGCCGTAGGTCTGGCCGGTGAGGGCCGCGCGCAGCGGCAGGTAGAGGTTCCTGCCGGACAATCCACTGGCCGCCTTCACCCGTTGCACGAAGGTGCCGAAATCCATGTCCGGCAGCAGTGCATCGACGGCGACGCGGAAAAGCTCCGGCGGGGCATTCTCCAGCACCTCCCGCGCCGCTTCCGAAATGGGCAGTGCATCGGCATAGACCGCCTCCGCCCACAGCCGCGCATCGTGGGGGAACATCACATTGGCGCGCACCGCGGCGGCAAAGGCCGCCATGTCCGCTTCCGGCACCAGCCCGTGCACCGCAGGCGCAAGCCATGCGGTGAGCAGGCCGTCATCGGCATGGTGCACCGCCTGCGCCTGCCAGTGGTCGAGCTGCGCCCGATCATAACGCGCCGGCGCCCGTCCCAGGTTGGCGATGTCGAACACCGCCGCCAGTTCGTCCAGGGAAAGCAGCTCGCCGGAATCGATGTGATGACCCAGGCGGGCGAGATAGTTGTTCACCGCAATGGGAAAATAGCCGATCTCCCGCAGCTCCTGTACCGACAGACTGCCACTGCGTTTGGAAAGAGGGGCACCATGGCTGTCCACGATGAGGGAGATGTGGCCGTATTGGGGCACGGGCAGGCCCAGCGCCTTGAGAATGGCAATCTGGCGGGGGGTGTTGGCGAGATGGTCTTCGCCGCGCAGCACATGGGTCACCCCCATCAACGCATCATCCAGGGCGTTCACATAGAAAAAGGCGAAGCTGCCATCGGAGCGGCGGATGATGAAATCGCCGATGTCCTCCGTGGCAAATTTCTGCGGCCCCCGCACCAGATCGTCGAAGGTGATGAGATCATCCGCAGGCATGCGGAATCGCAGCGTATAGGGCAAACCCTCGGCCTTTCTGCGTTCCACCTCCTCCGGCTTGAGATGCGCGCACTTGCCCGAATAGCGGGGCGGTTTGCCCGCCGCCGCCTGCACCTTGCGCGACACTTCCAGCTCCAGGGGGGTGCAGAAGCAGGGATAGACGCGTCCCTGGGCAGTCAGTTTCTCCAGATAGGCGGCATAGACGGACGCACGCTGGGACTGACGGTAGGGGCCCGCCGTGCCTCCCTCGCCCTCCCCCTCCTGCCAGTTGAGCCCCAGCCAGCGCAGGTCTTCCTTGATGGCCTCGATGAACTCCTCGCGGCTGCGTTCCAGATCGGTGTCCTCGATGCGTAGGAGAAAGGTCCCCTTGTGCCGGCGGGCGAGGAGGACATTGAAGAGGGCGGTGCGGACGTTGCCGAAGTGGATGAGCCCGGTGGGGCTGGGCGCGAAACGGGTCTTGAGTGGCGCCATGGAAATGATCGCGGCGATTGTGGCTCGGCGGGGTTGTGGTTAAAATCTTGGAATTACAAAGAAATTACCGGACCCGAGTATAACACAATGCGCTTTCAGCCCGTGGTTTCCCTCTTCTGTCTGGCGGCATCCTTGCTCCTCGTCGCCGCTTTTCCCGTGCGCGCCGATGAAATCGACGACGCCCAGCAGCTCGTCCGCCAGGGTAATCTCAGCGCCGCCCTGGAGCGGGTGAACGCCTACCTGGCCAACCGTCCCAAGGATGCCCGCGTCCGCTTCCTCAAGGGCGTGATCCTCACCGAGCAGAACAAGACCGCAGAGGCCATCAAGGTCTTCACCGCCCTCACCGAGGATTACCCCGAGCTGCCCGAACCCTACAACAACCTGGCCGTGCTCTACGCGCAGCAGCAGCAGTACGACAAGGCCCGCCAGGCGCTGGAAATGGCCATCCAGACCCATCCCTCCTATGCCACGGCCCACGAAAACCTGGGCGACATCTATGCCAAGCTGGCAAGCCAGGCCTATGACCGCGCCCTGCAACTGGACAGGAACAACACGGCGGCACAGACCAAGCTCGCCCTGATCCGGGAAATCTTCCCCATCAATGCGCGTCTGCAGCGGGGCGTCAAGCCCGAAGCGGCACGCCCGCAGCCGGGCCAGGGAGGCGCCAACGCCAAGCCCGCCGCCGCGGTGGCGGCCGCGCCCGCCGCCGTCACACCGACAGCCACACCGCCAGTGGCGAAGCCACCCCTTGAGGCGGCAGCGCCGCCCGCCGCGGAAAAACCGGCGGAGAAGCCAGCGCCGACCAAGCCTGCTGTCGATGCGACCGAGGCAGCCGTGCAGACGGTGAAGGAATGGGCCCGCGCCTGGTCGGCGCAGAATGTGGCGGAATATCTGTCCTTCTACGGACCGGATTTCAAACCGCCCAAGGGCCAGCGCCGCGCCGAGTGGGAGATGAGCCGCCGGGAGCGGCTTACCGCGCCCAAACGCATCCAGGTCACCGTCGATAACCTTACGGCGCGTCGCCTTGGAGATGACCGCGTGGCCGTCACCTTCCGCCAGCACTACCGCGCGGACCGTCTGGATTCCGAAGTCACCAAGACGCTTATCTTTAAGCGTCATGGCACGAAATGGCTGATCGAACAGGAACGGGTCGGCGGCTGAGCATGAAGGGGCAAGCAGGCCTGTCCGCTTTCCGCCGCGGACTGTCCGCGCATCGCGGCAAGCTCGCCGTTTTCTTCACCTGGCTTTTGCTGCTGCCGCTGCTGGAGCCCCCCGCCACCGCCATGGGCCACCGTCCGCGGGCCGTTCCAGCAAGCCCCGCAGCCGCCCCGCGCACGCCGGAGGGATTGCTCGTCGAGGCCCTGCTCGAGATCCAGAACAATCGCCTCGATGCCGCCCTGCAACGGGTGGAAACCCTGCTCAGTCTGCGGCCCAATTTCCGTCTCGCCCACCTCATCCGGGGTGATCTGCTCATGGCACGGGCGCGGCCCATCTCCACCCTGGGCGATGTGCCCGATGAACGGGTGGTGGATTTCCGCGAAGAAGCCCGGGTGCGCCTCAAACACTATCTGGAGCCGGTGCCCCGGGACCGCGTGCCCGCGCCGCTGCTCCAACTCGACCCCAGCCAGACCCA
Proteins encoded in this window:
- the cysS gene encoding cysteine--tRNA ligase; the encoded protein is MIIYNTLTRTKETFVPIEPGRVRMYVCGMTVYDYCHLGHARVMVVFDMVYRWLMAKGFAVTYVRNITDIDDKIIRRAAENGESIAELTERFIRYMHEDEARLNVLRPTHEPRATQFVPAMVRMIETLLAKGLAYTAPNGDVYYAVARFPGYGKLSGKSLADLRAGERVEVDANKRDPLDFVLWKAAKPGEPQWDSPWGPGRPGWHIECSVMSECFLGEHFDIHGGGQDLQFPHHENEIAQSEGAHGHPFVNYWMHIGFVRVDNEKMSKSLGNFFTIREVLEKFDPETVRFFILRAHYRSPLNYSDQHLLDARHSLDSLYLTLRDVPPEEAAAIDWQDPFAARFKAAMDDDFDSHGAITVLFELSREANRTRSSRLSGLLKSLGGLLGLLQNDPVAHLQAGVAGSGMSVERIEALINERLAARRAREFARADAIRAELAAAGIVLEDGPQGTTWRRA
- a CDS encoding tetratricopeptide repeat protein, with the protein product MRFQPVVSLFCLAASLLLVAAFPVRADEIDDAQQLVRQGNLSAALERVNAYLANRPKDARVRFLKGVILTEQNKTAEAIKVFTALTEDYPELPEPYNNLAVLYAQQQQYDKARQALEMAIQTHPSYATAHENLGDIYAKLASQAYDRALQLDRNNTAAQTKLALIREIFPINARLQRGVKPEAARPQPGQGGANAKPAAAVAAAPAAVTPTATPPVAKPPLEAAAPPAAEKPAEKPAPTKPAVDATEAAVQTVKEWARAWSAQNVAEYLSFYGPDFKPPKGQRRAEWEMSRRERLTAPKRIQVTVDNLTARRLGDDRVAVTFRQHYRADRLDSEVTKTLIFKRHGTKWLIEQERVGG
- a CDS encoding EAL domain-containing protein; this translates as MVPRGPPGDGHESRQEAAIASFKTVFPPLLIEIQHHLLYLQQVVDGVLDPTQAGGLPPPSYWQAYSAAEEGLEGLPNEELRQAWRALEGVHKRFLAAAAQALKASREGDRQRAQEALDQAFAASNELTGLMVGGALVELLHRIQRHEEQLALRYENEFLEAAHLGRFAVRLADLVIVDADENFLQFVGLEREALVGDTVERIFGRRAWERILQTARGAGEGARVSVKARYRTGEAVVLEITPFLEGRNGEEMLRAFALNVTEAEAAAQQRRLLATAMEVSAQAVVITDAESHIIYTNPAFTRITGYDAEEVLGRNPRFLQGPDTSQATRMAIREALAAGKPIQVEILNYRKDGTPFWADLSIVPVRDEQGEITHYVASEADITERKRAEQEITRMALEDHLTGLPNRRAAEDRLELEWNRARRQRGTFALAVVDIDRFKLINDQYGHHVGDQVLRQVAEIMTTTLRGGDWMARWGGEEFLVCFHDLDCQGAQAAAERLRRKIKESPLRLPYGELAVTVSMGVALYGAEHPNVDAMLAQADALLYEAKVGGRDRVVCARSQTRRSSGVIWEGGQVQSALRENRVIPAFQAIVDLRTGQVVAEEALARIRASDDTLIPAQSFIEAAEALHLVGAIDQTISMAALNHCARNVAKTGGRIAHFINLSPQFLANGEEVEALLARARQYCESCGFDPTAPKPVVIEITERQAGDILTLKKHLKPLTDFGFRLALDDFGSGYSSFLYLAELPVQFLKIEGWMVSRIVTDPRVRQLVETVVATARHFGILTIAECVENAETAQVLCDIGVDWAQGYYFSRPRVEKP
- the gltX gene encoding glutamate--tRNA ligase, which produces MAPLKTRFAPSPTGLIHFGNVRTALFNVLLARRHKGTFLLRIEDTDLERSREEFIEAIKEDLRWLGLNWQEGEGEGGTAGPYRQSQRASVYAAYLEKLTAQGRVYPCFCTPLELEVSRKVQAAAGKPPRYSGKCAHLKPEEVERRKAEGLPYTLRFRMPADDLITFDDLVRGPQKFATEDIGDFIIRRSDGSFAFFYVNALDDALMGVTHVLRGEDHLANTPRQIAILKALGLPVPQYGHISLIVDSHGAPLSKRSGSLSVQELREIGYFPIAVNNYLARLGHHIDSGELLSLDELAAVFDIANLGRAPARYDRAQLDHWQAQAVHHADDGLLTAWLAPAVHGLVPEADMAAFAAAVRANVMFPHDARLWAEAVYADALPISEAAREVLENAPPELFRVAVDALLPDMDFGTFVQRVKAASGLSGRNLYLPLRAALTGQTYGPEMPPLFRLMGYERARHRLVQHVLST